TGCTCCTCAATTAGATGCTGGAGTTTCGGTTGTACCCGCATCTCCTGACACTACTGCAGGAGCCGCAGCAATTGCTTTGGAAGCAGTAGCTGCTGCTGCAAAACCCTCTGTAGAGACTTTGGGTCAAGAAATGACTTTGACAGCAGAGAATGTTACTGCTTTAGTTGCGAGTGTTCTTGATGCGACGATGATGCTTGATTCTTATAAAATTCGTGTTAGTGATGCTAAAGTTGCAGACGAGACATCCCCACCGCGTACTCGCGAGGAAGTCTATATCCGCGCTCAAGAGTTGGAAACACTTCGTCAACAGCTGACAGTTGGATTAGAAGGCTTATCAGAAAAATCTGCCTATTTAACTTCTCAACTTGCGGATTTGCATAAACAGGTTTTGGGTAAACGTAAGGAAGAATTAGCAGATATATTTGGCGAAAGTGTTAATAACGTTGTTTGGTCTTTATCTTCTATGGGATTGGATTATACAAATGAAGAATGGAGAATCAACGGGCAGGGATCTATTCCTGTATTTGCTAATAAACTTAATGAGTTTACCAGCAGTCTAAAGAGCATTCATATTCCTTCCATATCAGACCTTGATAATGCCTCTGCACCAGACGCGGAAGTCTCTTGTTGCGAAGCGCTCCTTAATCGTATTCAAAGTTTTTTCGATACGTTAGCTTGGCGGTTTCAAACTTTATACAACAGGGTACTGTATTGCCTTTTCTGGGTTATAAAAAGAGTTCGTGATGGTTTTCGCTCTTCGGACTCGGAAATAGGGACTGGGGACGACCCCCATGGTTATGGTGGGGATACCAGGCTATAGCTTATTTTGTTTATATCTTTACGAGCCAGTGTCTTTACCTACTCAGGGGGCTTTTTTGGATTTCAGATCTTTATTTTTATAGTTTTTCAAAGCAGGCTTTGCTCGTAAGCTCCTGATTATCAATTTCATTTGGGATATTTAGTCCTATCCACTCTGTTTATAACTCCTTGGTTTGCATTAACTAGTTTATGTAAATATCATTCTATTATTTTTAGTTTGCTTAATTATAAAATTGTTATGAGTTATAAATAGAGTTAATTAAGAAGAATATTTTTTTATTTTTATTTGGTAATACTATGTCATCTATAAGCGGAAGTTCAGGACAGATCCCCAATCCTAATCCGATTCCGGAAGATCATAACCGTACGGATAATGTTGAAGAGCGCGAGGAAAATCCCGAGCAGCAGGAGCAAAGCGCTGGTGTTACTGAAACAGGATTAAGTGTTGAGGTTTCTTCAATAGGAGATGTGGCTCCTGTTACTCCTTTAGAAAATCAAGCTGTGCTGGTTGAAGGAGCTGTTGCTGGTATATTAGATACTGGCAAAGCTGGGTCTGCTTCAGCTTTACCTCCGAATCCCGATGCTGTTGCGGAAGCTGCAGAAATGCTTTCTGAGGCCACAGCTAGAACTCAGGAGCCAGAAGATGCTAAGGTGGAAGAGGATTTGGATGTCGTAGAGGAGGACATTAAGAATTTAAGCTCTTTACTAATGGATGCAGGAAGCACATTCAAAGAAATTAAAGATCGGGGTCAAGCTGCTAAATCAGAAGAATCTGCGGTACAGCAACAAGGTCGAGAGGGAGCAGCGGCGCGTCTTGCAAATCTACGCCGACTCCATGTACAGCTAAAGGAAAACACTCAGAATTTATCTGGTAAAATACAATTTTTAAATGCTCAGCTTTCGAATATACGTAAGTCTCTTTCAGGAAAAACCCGTGAAGAACTTGAGAGTGTGTTTGGTGAGCGCGCTGAAGGAATATTAGGGACGTTAGATCTCTTAGGTTTACGCTATGAGGGAGATGGTGAGTGGAGAATCCAGGGTTCGGGATCTATTCCTATGCTCTCGAGTCAATTTAATGAGTTTTCTGCTCGTGTAGCAAACATTCAGATTCCTGGAGAAGACTCTGCTTCCGAAGAAGATTTATCTTGTTGCCAAACTCTTATTAGTCGTGTGCGAGGCTTTTTCAATACGCTAGTTGGGCTGTTTAATGCTTTATATGACAGGGCACTTTATTGCTTTTTCTGGCTGATTACAAAAATTCGAAATAGGCTTCTTCCGTCTCACCCTGCTGATAGTGATGCTGAAGTATCTCCGAATTTTGTGAATCCTTTTGCTTCTCCAACAAATCAGACTCAGGAGCGTTCTTCTTCATCTTCTGTAAGGTCTGCAGTATCGGGAAGACAAGATATTGGTGATGATGACGCGATTCGTCGTCCAGATCCTAGCTCTTTAGAAGTTGCCAACCCGACGGATCAAGATGAAGGGGATGATGGAGAAGAGGTTACAAGATTGTAACTAGCTTAGATAAGATCCTCAGAAGCGTTTGCGTGTTGTTTTTTTTGAAATTCTCTAGTATGTTCACTCGTGTTACTATAGATAGTTTAGGACATCTTTTTTATGAATATCAAAAGAAAACGCTTGTCAATAGCCTATTTAGGGATGTTGTTTGTGTTAGTGACAGGATGCTGTCCTTTTGCAGAAAAAACTTCTTGTTCTCCTAAAAAGTATCTTCCTGTTGTAAGCCATCTTCTTGAGCTTTGTGATTTACAAGAGGTTGAAACTCCAGAAGAATTAGTCAAGGAAACCGCACCTTTGTTGTTAACTCGAGAACAACGTATGGCTGCTGAATTTGGTTCTTTATCAGTAAAGGATGACCACGCTTTTTACAATGACCTTTCGCTATTGCGTATGACGCAAGCGGTGCCTGCGTATGCAGCTACCTATGATAGCGTTGTTATTTTAGGTGGTACACTACCTACAATGCGTCAGCGTTTAGACTTCGCTATTCGGGAATGGCAGCGCGGTGTACGTTTCCAAAAGATTATTTTTCTTTCAGGAAGACGAGAGCGCTACGCTAAACTTGAAAATTCTGATCAGTTTTATGATTTGCGTTACAACCCTTTTCCTGTAGAGGAAGGTTGGAACCCCACGGAGCATAAGCTTCCCTCTTCAGAAGATGAAATCGCTAGATTTATTTGGACTCAGATGGCTGTTCCTCCATCTTGGAAAGATGCTTCAGGAGGTATGGAGGTAGTGTTTTTAGTTGCTGAGCCTAGTGAAGGTCAGAAATACGGAACACGTCATGATACCTTAAAAATTTTCCGTGCGTATCATGGAAATACTTCAGGGCGGATTTTATTTGTTACTAGCCAACCGTTTGTTCATTTAGATCGTTCGCGTATTTCTAAATATTTTGATAAAGATAATTGTGATGTTTCCGGACCAGGATTTGGACAGGCTATTTTAAAACATAGCTGGGCGCCTGGTGTTTGCTTGCATGCTTTAGCAGCATGGGTACAGGAAACAAATGGCTGCCTCTCGATATCTCAGGAGTAATCCTTGAATGAAGAGTATTGGATTTTAGAGGTGAAAGTCACCCCAAAATCTAAAGAAAATAAAATCGTGGGGTTTGAAGGTGAGACGTTAAAAATACGTGTTACCGAAGCCCCAGAAAAAGGAAAGGCTAACGAAGCAGTTATTGCTTTGTTAGCCAAAGCTTTGTCTCTCCCAAAACGTGATGTCACGTTAATTTCTGGAGAAACCTCAAGAAAAAAAAGAATCTTACTTCCCAAATCTACGGAAACTGCAGTAGCAAAATGGCGTGAGGATTAGGCAGGACTGGTGTTCTTTTCTGTTTCAGACTTATCTATTTTAACAGCGGCTTTCTTATCTTTATTGTCTTTGAAAATTATAGAACGAAACTGCTTTCGTTCTGCTCTATTGATTTTCAGACCTAAACGACGGATGACATCTTCGTTAAATGTTGTTGTTTGCGGTAGGGGCTCTGCTATAATTTTTCTTAACCCTTCAATATCTTGATGCCGATTTAACAAGTGATAGACCATTTGAGCAGCTTGCTTCCCAGATTTTTTAAAATCTACACCGCACGCTACACAAGCTCCCTCGGCAACTAAAGAAAGATCGTCGGTAATTACGGGAATTTTTTCTTTAAGGATTTCTTCAATAAATGCTGTTCCCTGCTTTTGAGGTAATGAAGAAAATGGAATGAAAATCGCTGAGGGGCGTTTTTCTATAGCTTGCTGAAGGCGTGTTTTGAAATTTGCCTGTGTAACAAGAATGTCAGTAACTGCAATTCCCGAAGCATGGAGCTTTTTCTCGATTTCCTTTTGTAAGGCGGAGGGAAAAGGTTCAGAGGGTCTTATGTAAATTAAAGATTCCGCATTAGTTCTTACGGCTTGGATAGCAAAGCAACATTGATTGATATCCAGGGTATCATTCACGCCATAAATGTTAGTTTGATTTTTAGGGAAAGCTAAAGTTTCCCCTTCGGGAACCACGGCATAAATAATAGGTTTTTTAGTTTCAATTTGGCTCATAATTTTCGTTGCTATGGAGCCTAAGGTAACAATAGCTACAATATCTTGATCCGCATGTAGTGTACGAGCAAGCTTCCTTGCTTTTACCACGCTATCTTCCGCATTAACGACGAGCACTTCAGGAGCATTTTCCATAGTGCTGAGTACTTCGATACAGCTTTGAGAGCAATCTTCCAATAGAGAGTGGGAAAAAGATAAAAATACAGCAACTTTCGGGGATACCTGCTCAGGATTCGGAGAAGAGACAACAACGGAAACAAAAGAGCAAATTATCGATAGGAAGAAAACATATTGAGCAATTTTTCGAAGAATCATAGTGATAACACCGTTCTATCATACACAGATGTTAGATTTAAACGTTGGCAGGCTAAAAGAACATCTTCGGTTTTCCCTAAAGACGAAAAGCGAACATACCCCTTTCCGCACGACCCAAACCCCATACCTGGAGTGATGGCAATATGATACTGACTTAAGAAAAAGTCAAAAAAATCTTCATCGGGAAGGATTTCAGGAACCTTTACCCAAAGATAAGGAGCATGTTGACCACCATAAACTAAAAACTCAGCTTGGAGAAGAGCATCACGTAAAAGCGTGCTATTATGACGATAACGTGATACAGACTCTAAATCGGGAAATAAAGAAATTCCCGAAAGAGCGGCTTCCTGAGCTGGTAAAGAAGCCCCATTAAATGTTGTACATAGGAAACGTTCCCAATCGCGAATTATTGAGGAGCCATCGTCATATTGAAGATCTTCGGGGACGACATTCCAACCTAATCGCACGCCAGCAAACCCTAGAGACTTAGAGAAGGAGTTAATTTCTATAGCGCAGGAACGCGCACCAGGAACCTCAAAAATACTTCTCGGCAAAGAAGGATCCGAAATAAAAGCACTGTAAGCAGCATCAAAAATAATCAAGCTTCCATGAGCATTTGCATAATCGATAATCTTTTTAAGCTGCTCTTTAGTTAAGACGGTACCTGTCGGGTTGTTAGGAGAACATAAACAAAAGATATCAATTTCTTCTTCCTCAGGGATACTAGGAGCAAAGTCTGTTTCTTCTGTGCAGGGCAGAGGCACTATTTTCCCAGCGCCTGTTATATGCGCAGTATCAATATACGCAGGATAGGAAGGATTCTGAATTGCTAGAGTTTTCCCAGGACCAAAAAAAGAAAGAATACGAAAAATATCTGTTTTAGCTCCGTCAGAAATGAAAATTTCCTTAGGGGAGACTCTGTTGCCGTAAAAAACATCGGCAAGATGTTCTCGTAAAGTAGGTAAACCAAACTCAGAACCATAACCACGATATGTTTTCGAGTTGCCCAATTTCTCTATAGACTGTGAAAAAGCAGAGACAACCGCAGCGTGCAAAGGTTGTGTTGTATCACCTATAGATAGGTCGATAATAGTTGCTTCAGGGTGTTT
This window of the Chlamydia sp. BM-2023 genome carries:
- a CDS encoding DUF167 family protein; this encodes MNEEYWILEVKVTPKSKENKIVGFEGETLKIRVTEAPEKGKANEAVIALLAKALSLPKRDVTLISGETSRKKRILLPKSTETAVAKWRED
- a CDS encoding ABC transporter substrate-binding protein, which encodes MILRKIAQYVFFLSIICSFVSVVVSSPNPEQVSPKVAVFLSFSHSLLEDCSQSCIEVLSTMENAPEVLVVNAEDSVVKARKLARTLHADQDIVAIVTLGSIATKIMSQIETKKPIIYAVVPEGETLAFPKNQTNIYGVNDTLDINQCCFAIQAVRTNAESLIYIRPSEPFPSALQKEIEKKLHASGIAVTDILVTQANFKTRLQQAIEKRPSAIFIPFSSLPQKQGTAFIEEILKEKIPVITDDLSLVAEGACVACGVDFKKSGKQAAQMVYHLLNRHQDIEGLRKIIAEPLPQTTTFNEDVIRRLGLKINRAERKQFRSIIFKDNKDKKAAVKIDKSETEKNTSPA
- a CDS encoding LL-diaminopimelate aminotransferase encodes the protein MHRNSNFSKLETRYLFSNIRQKIHAFQEKHPEATIIDLSIGDTTQPLHAAVVSAFSQSIEKLGNSKTYRGYGSEFGLPTLREHLADVFYGNRVSPKEIFISDGAKTDIFRILSFFGPGKTLAIQNPSYPAYIDTAHITGAGKIVPLPCTEETDFAPSIPEEEEIDIFCLCSPNNPTGTVLTKEQLKKIIDYANAHGSLIIFDAAYSAFISDPSLPRSIFEVPGARSCAIEINSFSKSLGFAGVRLGWNVVPEDLQYDDGSSIIRDWERFLCTTFNGASLPAQEAALSGISLFPDLESVSRYRHNSTLLRDALLQAEFLVYGGQHAPYLWVKVPEILPDEDFFDFFLSQYHIAITPGMGFGSCGKGYVRFSSLGKTEDVLLACQRLNLTSVYDRTVLSL